In the Manis javanica isolate MJ-LG chromosome 14, MJ_LKY, whole genome shotgun sequence genome, one interval contains:
- the LOC108385899 gene encoding olfactory receptor 2AE1-like, whose translation MGRENETSIVDFVLLGLFLGTRHVEFLICTILLAYVVAITGNTILILLLSLEPQLHSPMYFLLSQLSLMDIFLISTMVPKMLTNFFSGTSDISYTGCGIQMYLHSALGGSECILLTLMAYNRYIAICSPLRYVVIMNSEVCLQMAVMSWLGGAFNSLVQTTYTMHFPRCGSRKVHHFFCELQAVLKLSCEDTSTYNKVVFVIGIIFLLTPFGLILTSYIFIFLSVVHLNSFKARNKALAMCSSHLMVVFLYFGPTMFIYMIPSSLHTAEQDEGLSVFYTILTPMMNPLIYSLRNREVGEALRKILGKA comes from the coding sequence ATGGGGAGAGAAAACGAGACATCCATTGTTGATTTTGTCCTCCTTGGACTCTTCCTGGGAACGAGGCATGTCGAGTTCCTGATCTGTACCATTCTCCTTGCCTATGTTGTTGCCATCACAGGAAACACCATCTtgatcctcctcctctccctggagCCCCAGCTTCACAGCCCCATGTACTTTCTGCTCAGCCAGCTGTCCCTCATGGACATCTTTCTTATCTCCACGATGGTCCCTAAGATGCTAACCAACTTTTTCTCAGGGACATCAGATATTTCCTACACTGGCTGTGGAATTCAGATGTATTTACATTCTGCCCTTGGAGGCAGTGAATGTATTTTGCTCACCCTTATGGCCTATAACCGATACATTGCTATTTGTAGCCCCTTGAGATATGTGGTCATCATGAATTCTGAAGTTTGCCTGCAGATGGCCGTCATGTCCTGGTTAGGGGGTGCATTTAATTCCCTAGTGCAGACCACATATACTATGCATTTTCCCAGATGTGGCTCAAGAAAAGTACACCATTTCTTCTGTGAGCTACAGGCAGTCCTCAAGCTGTCATGTGAAGACACTTCTACTTATAATAAAGTTGTGTTTGTAATTGGTATCATCTTTCTCCTCACCCCTTTTGGTCTCATTCTGACttcctacatttttattttcctcagtgtTGTCCACTTAAATTCTTTCAAGGCAAGAAATAAAGCTCTTGCCATGTGCTCTTCCCATCTGATGGTGGTGTTTCTCTACTTTGGTCCAACCATGTTCATCTACATGATTCCCAGCTCCTTGCACACTGCAGAGCAAGATGAGGGGCTGTCTGTGTTCTACACCATCCTCACCCCCATGATGAACCCCCTCATATACAGCCTAAGGAACAGGGAGGTAGGAGAGGCTCTGCGGAAAATCCTGGGAAAAGCCTGA